The window ACAGGGCAAACTCCTAGGCGATTTCGAAGCAGTCTGGCAGGAGAATATTTTCGTTACACCATTAATGGGGAAGAAAAAAATTTCCTTGACGGTCAATCGTTGTAATTTTAGGACTAGGTAAGGTATACTTTTTAATAGTTTGAAATAGTGAAGGTGAATCTAATGAAGAAGAAAATTGGATTAGTCGCGATGTTAATGACCACTGCCGTTTTCTTGAGCGGTTGTGCAGGCATCCAGAACAAAGAAGGTACATTTTATAATATTTTTGTAAAGCCTATGGATTGGTTACTGCATTTTTTCAGTGATTTCTTCAATGGGAATTACGGCCTTGCGATTATACTTATCACGGTATTAATCCGGTTAGTTCTAATGCCGCTAATGCTGAAAAACTATAAATCGCAACAGAATATGAAAATTAAAATGGATGCGCTTCGCCCTGAGATGGAAGACATTCAAAAGCGTTTGAAAGAAGCAAAAGAAAAAGAACAAAAAGATGAGCAAATGAAGCTTCAGCAAGAAATGATGGGGCTGTATTCAAAGCATGGTGTCAATCCGCTTAATATGGGTTGTCTTCCATTAGTCATCCAGATGCCAATCATCATGGGTCTTTACTTTGCGATTCTCAATTCCACTGAAGTACAAACACATGAGTTCCTTTGGTTCAATCTCGGAGAACCCGACATGATCATGATGGTACTTGCCGGGGCGGTCTACTTTGTTCAAGCGCGTGTATCACTCTGGACGATGCCGGAACAGCAGAAGAAACAGATGAAGGCATTTATTTACCTATCGCCGATTATGATTATGTTTATTTCATTCAAAGCGATGGCAGCATTACCTCTTTACTGGGCAGTTGGGGGACTTCTACTTATCTTCCAAACGTATTTAGGCCGCAAGTTCTATTACAAGCATCCTGAAGTAGTGGTAGAAGGTAATGAGGGTATAGTAAGTGAAAAAGAAGAAAAAGCACCAGAGACAAAAAAAGATAAAGTAAAAGAAATAGACACTAAAGATGACAAATGAAAGTAGGCTGAAGAGAAATCTTCGGCCTTTTTTATAGTCAAACTATAGAATTCAAATCTACGCCCACATGGTATGGATTATACAGCCTAGGGAGGTTATCAAAATGCAGTCTAAATGGTTATTTGGAATTGGAATTGTTGCAGCTGCGTTAGCTTCTGTCTATTTCATTGTTAAGCTCGATTTGAACAATGCTGTTCTTTCGATGGTGGCTCTGTTTTCATTGACAAACGGAGCTCGGGCAAAATCATTTCGTGAGCAGGGATTGTTTCGTGAGTCGAAATGGATGTTATGGATGTCACTTTTTTTCGGTTGCGCATTTGTGATATTGCTCATTGTTAGTTTTATTGCATAAAAAGACGTTCACCGGGAACTGAAACCTCTGGTGAGCGTCTTTTTAGATGGAACGATAAATTCAAGTCAATAAACATAGCGTTTCTTAGTTGTCAGCACAATGATGATTGCTGGAACAGAACAGATAATCATACCGAGAAATGCGAGCCGCGGAGAAATGTCGTACAAATAGCCCCCCAGAAATGTTAGGATAGCCGTGCTTAAACTCATGGCGAACGCAGCGTAGATTCCTTGTGCTCCAGCAATTTGATCACGAGGAAGTTTTTCAGAAATAAATTGTATAAACGCGAAATGAGCTAAGCCGAATGACAAGGCGTGAAGTGCTTGAGTACCAATGAAAACAGTTATGTATGGAAATGAAGAGATAAGTATCCACCTTGCCGTGGATCCAATACCCGCTAGTAAAAACATTGTAGAAACTTTGACATTTGCAAGTAATCGATCAGCGTATGTGAAGAACAATATTTCAAATAACACTGCAACGTTCAAGATGATCCCGATATAAAAACCATTAACTCCAAGATCATTTAGAAAAATGAATCCAAAGTTATAATAGGACGCATGCGCGCCTTGTAAAAGAATAGCGAGTATCAGGACAACTGCAAACCCTTTAGAGGTGAAAAGGGCTTTAAAATCAATTGCTCGTTTTGTTGAATTACCTTTTACTGGGTTCAATTGTAAAACTGCCGGTGCTGGGCGCATGAAAAATAGGGTTGCAATGGCTAATCCGGCGATCATTATGTAAAGAATTGCTTTTTCGGTCCAAATAGCTGTAGCAGCCCCAATTAACAAAAGTGCAACTGTGTAACCAATTGATCCAAACGACCGACTTTTGCCGTAATGAATACCTTCTGTCTGCATTAAGATAGACGCGCCGCTCTCAACAGCGGGCAATATCATTGGATAGACTGCACTGAATAAGACCGTAATAATGAGAAGTACAATAGAAGGTGAATCGGGTAAATAGAGGAGCGCTAAAATAAGTGCTGCAAGGGACATCCATTTCATAGCACGAATCAGGGACAGTTTTTGTGTCAGGTATGGAAAAACAAGAAATGTCGATAATGATCGGGCAATCATTCCAGCCCCCATAATAATACTAGCCGCTGTTACGGATAAACCTTTTTCAATTGTTAGCCAGCCGGTCCAATAGGGAAGAAATACACCCCAAGTAAAGAAGAAAACGAAAAAACTGAACGAAAGCCATCTTTGGTTGTTCATCTGATCTGCTCCCTTACAAACTCCTTATTAATGGTAAATTAAATAATAGCACACGCTGACCACAAAGCGAAATGGTGGTAGACTAGATATATATATTGAGAAGGTAGGCTTAGTAATGAAACGAAAAAAAAGCTATTCTAAGAAAAGACATAAAAAACAAGGCAAAGGCCTTACAATTACGTTACTTGTTTCAGCTGTTATCATGATTGGATTGCTGACTTGGCTTGGATTGAATAATTGGGATGTGGACAAAAGTATAAAAAATGCACAGGAAGCCATTGGTATGTCAGTTCCCGCAGAGGACGAGACAGTTGCCCCTGAAACTGATGCAACAGTAGAAGATGATGAGAAGGGAAATGAACAAGAGGAAATACCCGATCAGAAATCACAGGAGCAAACAACACCGCCATCCAAACCCGCTAAAAGCGACAGTACAGACTCAACAAAGTCGGATTCTTCAATTGATAACGGAGGATATATTGAAGGTCAGGTGCTGCCTAAAGAACCAAAATTCATAAACGGGATTTTACTCGCCAATAAAAAATATCCGCTTCCGGCAACATACGCGCCTGGTGAAGACAAAGCAGCGCGTGCGGCATTTGAAAAGATGGCAGCGGAAGCGAAACTTGCAGATTTTAATCTCAATGCTTTCAGCACATATCGCTCATTTGAATACCAAACGACCCTTTACGATAGATATGTTGCTCGTGATGGTAAAAAAGCGGCAGATACGTACAGTGCACGCCCGGGCTATTCCGAACACCAAACAGGGCTAGCGTTCGACATAGGTGAAGTGAATTTTGAACAGCACTTTGCCTCATCATCATTTGGGGAAACGGGAGCAGGGAAATGGGTGGCAGCGAATGCTCACCGTTTCGGTTTCATTATGCGCTACCCAAAAGGGAAAGAACAGATTACTGGATATATGCATGAGGCTTGGCATTTCCGTTATGTTGGCAAGGAAATTGCAGATGAAGTTTTTAAACGAAATATCACATTGGAAGAATATCTAGGGGTCCAATAAATACTTAAGTGACTCAGATCCCCATAGAACAAAAGGGACGTACCGTATTAGCGGCGCGTCCCTTTTGTTTTAAGATAAGAAATTATAAGTTTTACAACCTGGAGCAGTGTCTAGCTCCAGCGCCCAGCCCCTCGGAGGCCCACAGGATGTGGGGTCACACAGACGTTGCCGCAGGACGCGGCGCACCTAGGCTGTGTTCCTTAATCGACTTATGCGTGTCGGGTCTACCAAGGCGCTTGCGCTTTTCTTTTATTATAAGATGGGTGAAAGTAATCGTGAAACTGATTCCTTCAATTTAATGAGACGAGTACGTTCCAAATACATTTCATAGGTCAATTCAGTTGATAATTTCATATCCTGTTCGAAAAGCTCAGCTAATTCATGTGATTTTTCACGATCATAAATGAAGGCATTGACTTCAAAATTCAATTTGAAGCTGCGGACATCGATATTGGCAGTTCCAACAGTTGAAAGTTCATCATCCACAACAATTTGCTTTGTATGCAAAAAGCCATTTTCATATATATATACTTTTGCCCCTGCTTTTAATAATTTACCGACATTTGAATAAGTTGCCCAGTAGACAAACATGTGGTCAGGCTTGTTCGGAATCATTATCCGTACGTCAATTCCAGAGAGACATGCAATGCGCAGCGCGTCCAAAAAGCTGATATCTGGGATGAAATAAGGTGTTTGAATATAAATATATTTCTTCGCAATGAAAATCATTTTTAAATAACCGTCTTTAATCTGTTCCCACTCAGAGTCGGGGCCGCTCGACACGATTTGCATTCCGACGGAACCTTTACGAGGGATAGCCGGGAAGAAATGCTCGGCATACTCGATATCATTTTTTTCAGATGCTTGGTTCCAGTCCAATATAAACCTTGTCTGAAGCGGGTGTACCGCACTTCCTTCAATTCGAAGATGTGTATCACGCCAATAGCCGAACTTCTTGTTCAATCCCAAGTATTCATCGCCCACATTGAACCCACCGACATAACCGATTCGTCCGTCGATAACAACGATTTTGCGATGGTTCCGGAAGTTCATTCGAGGATTGATAAGTGGCATAGTAGCTGGGAAGAATGCTTCAACATCCCCTCCGTTATCAATCAGTTCTTGCAAATGTCTCTTGCGAAGCCCCCGTGAACCGATATCATCGAAGAGCACACGCACTTTCACGCCTTGCTTCGCCTTCTGAATCAAAACGTTTAATAGCCTTTTTCCAAGGGTATCTAATTTGAAAATGTAATATTGAAAATGAATATGATCTTTCGCTTGTTCGAGGTCTTGAATAAGTGCATCGAATTTAGCTGCGCCATCATTAAAGACCTGGACGTCATTGTCTTGTGTTAGAACAGCATGATTGTTCCGGAGATGAAGGTAGATCATATCTTTGTAATGGGCTGTATCATCGAGTCTAAATTCCAAGGTGTCTTCTTCGATTGCTTCAATCTGATAGTCAATCAATTGATCAATTCCGATTTTACTTCGTCCTTCCCAGCGGAAAAGGTGTTTTTCTCTAAGCTGTCTGCCGAGTAAAAGATAGATGAAGAAACCGAAAAATGGAATGAAGAATATAACGAGAAGCCACGCCCAAGTCGAGGTAGGATCTCTTCTTTCTAAAAAAATAAGAGCAATCGCGAGAAATATATTCAATATAAAAACTGCAGTAACTGAAATACTGATTAGCTGAGTCATAAGCGACCTCCTTTACATATAATGCTTATCTTACTAGTATACCGGAAGACTTAGGAAAAAGAAGATAACTATAGCAACTAAATAATAGAAAGCCTACTTGACTGATATGTATTACTGGTTTAGAGTATTATTTATGCTACGCACTTATTTGAAAAACTAGGAGGAAAAAAAGTGAATACATTCTTACTTATTCTGAACATTGCCGGGTTGCTCTTGCTCGTCGGTATACTATATAATATGCATCGCAAAAAGGTTTCGTTTTCAAAACGTGTTTTCACCGGGCTAGGTCTCGGAATCGTATACGGACTTATTTTACACTTTGCATACGGCACAGATTCAACAGTATTGCAGGAGTCTATGCCGTGGTTCAACCTGATAGGAACAGGCTATGTTAAATTACTTCAGATGATTGTTATGCCACTCGTTTTCATTTCAATCCTTGGAGCATTCACAAAAATAACAATCGGCAAGAACTTTGGTAAAATGGCGGGTGTGATATTAGGGCTTCTTATCGGAACAACTGCAATCGCCGCGGTTATCGGAATTTCTGTTACACTTCTTTTTGGCCTCGATGCGAAGGAAATCGTGCAAGGAGAAGCTGAGCTTGCACGTGGCGTTTCTATTGAAGAGCGCTCAGCAGGGATTGCGGACCGTACACTGCCGGATCAGTTAATTGACTTGTTGCCTGCGAATCCGTTTCTTGACTTCACCGGTGCACGACCAACTTCAACAATTGGTGTTGTCATCTTTGCAGCATTCCTTGGATTTGCATATTTGACTCTTACAAGAAAAGATGAAAAAAATGCAGCCACAGTGAAAAAGGGCATCGAAGCGATTTATTCTCTGATCATGGGTGTTGTAAAGATTGTCTTGCGCTTGACTCCATACGGTATTTTAGCGATTATTGCAACCACCGTAGCGACGTCTGACTTTGCAGCTATCTATAGTCTAGGCAAGTTTGTACTTGCTTCATATGTAGCCATTTTGGTTATGTTCGGCATTCACTTAATCATTATTGCACTATCAGGATTAAACCCAATCACATACGTGAAAAAAGCAGGGGAAGTATTGATATTCGCCTTCTCTTCAAGATCAAGTGCAGGCGCGCTTCCGCTAAACATTGATACACAGACGAATCGTCTCGGCGTGCCTGATGGTATTGCCAACTTTGCCGGATCATTCGGCTTATCAATCGGTCAAAACGGTTGCGCAGGAATCTACCCTGCGATGCTCGCAGTAATGATTGCACCATCAGTAGGACAGAATCCACTTGAACCGACATTCCTTATTACCTTGATTGCGATCGTGGCAATCAGTTCATTCGGAGTTGCCGGAGTTGGCGGCGGAGCAACATTCGCTGCGATTCTTGTTCTATCAGCACTTAACTTACCAGTTGTATTAGCAGGACTTCTGATTTCAGTAGAACCGCTCATTGACATGGGTCGTACAGCATTAAACGTCAGCGGCTCCATGACGGCGGGCGTTACAACTGCACGTGTAACAGGCGAACTGGATAAAGACATGTACAACGCTCCGCTTGATAAACAGACAGCTGAAGTATAAGCCGTCTACCGATATACTATGGTAGACCGCTCATATAACATCGAGAGCGCTCATAAGCTGTTACAGACCGCTCATATAACATCGAGGTCGCTCATAAGCTTGTTGCAGACTGCTCATATAACGTTGATAGCGCTCAAAAGCTGTTGCGGACTGCTCATATAACGTCGAGAGCTCCCATAAGCTCGTTGCAGACTGCTCATATAACGTTGATAGCGCTCAAAAGCTGTTGCAGACCGCTCATATAATATCGAGACCGCTCATAAGCTTGTTGCAGACTGTTCATATAACTCGAGACTGCTCATAAGTTGTTACAGACCGCTCATATAACATCGAGGGCGCTCATAAGCTGTTGCAGACCGCTCGTATAACGTCGATAGCGCTCATAAGCTGTTGCAGACCGATCATATAATAGCGATAGCGTTCATAAAATGAAAAAATACCGTAGAAGACGTCATTGTCTTCTGCGGTATTTTTAGTTTGTTATTAATTCGTATGTTTCCATGATGAAGTCTTTGTACGGTGTATGTGGCATTAGTGAAATATTTTCAACTGCAATTTGAATAAGACGGCTTGCCTCACTGGAATTACCAATTTCCAACTGACAAAGGGCTTCGTATGCATCGTGCTCATAAAGGCTAGATAAATCAAAGGGATGATGAATATAATCCGCTATTGTTACTTTTTCTAAAAATGCAATGGCTTCTTTATATTGACCAATTCCATAAAGGGATTTCCCTTTTTCTAAATTGAGAAACGGAATGTATTCATCTGGCGTATCCTTTTTCTCCTGAAGTTTCTCTAAAAGTAAAAGTGCTTCTTTATATGACTTTTTGTATGAATTCAAATAATGGACTTCCGAGAACTCCGTGAAAAACAATGCTTCTTTGTCTTCGGCAAAATCCCCATATTGAGCCAACTTCTTTACATAATATGTGTATTCAATTTCATCTACCTTCATCATGGCATGCGCGGCAGCCAGCCTATATAAGTGGTCGATCCGATAAAATACTTGTTGTTCTTTCGAAAATTTAAAGGCACTTGCCATTACTCGGATAGCGGCTTCTGAATCTCCAACTGCGAAGTGAAGAACTGCTTCCGTATAGTCAAAATCAAGTCGTGTTATTGGATCGATAAAAGTATTAGTTGCTTCAATTTCGGAACGTTCTTGGAGTAGAAATTCCAGAGCCACGGTATAGTTATGTTCTGTGAATTTGACCATCGCCCGGAAAATACCGATTGCGGCACGTCTCGGAATAATGTTCATTCGCTCATATATGCAGGCGGCTCTATCAGCAATTTCTTGCCACCCTTCCGCTTTTTCGTAATAAAGACAGAAGCTATACATTTCTAATAGGCGCGCAGATTCGTACCCTTGTGTTAAATTTTCAGCGTACGGTTCAATGATTGAAATCAGTTGGGCATATTCATCGGTTAGTGCCATTAGTCCGGTATTATAGAGCTTCTCCGATTGCTCCAATATTTCCCTCAGTTCCTGCGTACTCACTTCTTCCAATAGCTCAGTAACTTCAACGCCGAGCCTTTCCGCGATATAAGATAGGCTTTCCATCGAAGGATTCGCCTTGTTATTCTCGATAAGGCTCAGCATGCCTTTCGTTAGCTCGTTGCCCGCCAATGCTTCCAACGTAAGTTTCTGTTGTTTTCTTATTTTCCGTATTCGCTCACCTAACGTTTCGATAAGGCGCACCTCCGAAGTTTTCATCATATAGTTTAATTATATTAAACTTTCTCTTGTGATGGAAGTATCTATCGTGTTAATATTCGTTTAATGAAGTTAAACAATTCAGACAGGGGTGTTTGTATGGAAGAGGTTTTCAAGCTTAAAAAAGCAACCTATCATTTATGGACGTTCACAATCAGCAAGCTTATTTCTTCATTCGGATCGCAAGTATACGCATTCGCTATCAGTTTTTACATTTTACAACTGACAGGATCGGCAACAAGTTTTGCGACGAACCTTATTTGCAACCTTTTACCTCGGACGCTTGTTGCACCTTTTGCAGGCTATGCGGCTGATAAGTATTCAAGAAAGGCAATCGTTATTACAGCCCAAATTGCTTCAACCCTTGCAATCGGGGGGCTTCTGATCGTTAGTCTAACTTCAGGATTATCCTTACTTGCTATCTATACGACAACCGTTGTTTTATCAATTACATCAACATTTTCGGGCGTAACGTTTAGTTCTTCCATTACTGGTCTAGTTGATGAAGAACGAATTCAAAAGGCGATGTCTTTAAATCAGATGTCCATTTCATTTGCGGCAATCGGAAGCCCGGCAGTAGGTGGTTTATTGTACGGAACAGTCTCGATGCCAGTATTTCTCATAATGTATATGATTGCTTCAGTTATTGGAGTGTTTCTCGAATCAACGATGAATTTCAAGTTATTTGCGAAACGTAAAGAAATAGTCGATGGGGAACCGAAGGAATCGATGATGCAGAGTATGAAGGCTGGATTAGCCTATTTAAAATTACAATCAATTCTCATGACATTGATTTGGATTGCTTTATTCATCAACTTCCTATTTGGTGCATTCCAAGTCGGCTATTCATTCATTCTTATTGAAAAGATGAAGATGGCATCGACGCATTTCGGATTGACGGAAGGTGCATTTGCGGTGGGGATGCTGCTATTGTCAATCTATTTGACGATGCGCAAAGAAGTGAAGTATCCGTTGCTTGTCTCAAAGAGAGGCATTCTTGGAATGGGTGTCATTATGGGAAGCATAGCAATTCCCCTTTTCATACCTATGCAATATAGTTTTATGTTTGGCTTTTATTTGTTCATCATGTTCAGCTTTGGAGCAATAATGATTATCGTTAATACGCCCTTGCAAGTAATGATGCAGAAAATGATTGACGATGATTATAAAGGGCGCGTATTTTCTATCCTTGAAACAATGTCGATGGCGCTTATGCCGCTTGGAGTAGTTATCTATGGGTTCTTATATGATCTATTCCCGGCACAATGGATCCTCATTGCATCAAGTCTACTATTGATTGGCACCGTTCTATTCTTAGCAAGACCGTCCGTCGTACGAAAAGCGCATCCGGAACTTGGGGATTCGAAAGCGTTGGAGGCGAAGACAGTTGTTGAATAATGAAATAAGGGGTGGGGAAATGGAAAGAGTTTTCGAAGAAATCGTCCATATTATGAATAATGATTACGCGGGTTGGCAAGATAAAAAAGGGTGTGATAATCCGGAATACTTCAGCGAGAAGATAAGAGGATTACAGGATAGAAATCAGCTTTCTAAAGAAACGTTTAAGGAAATTGTTAAGGATTATTTGATGGATTTCAACGATCATCATATTTTCTTCGCGGCGACGGATTTACAAAATAATGAAAAGCCGAAAGTCCGCGGATTTCGAGTCCGTCGTTTTGAAGAACGTCTTTATGTTACGCATGTTGACTCGGAAAATCGTTTAAAGCCCGGTATGTACTTCGTATCACTTGGAGGACATAGCATTTCTGAATTAAGGGAACGACACCATCGATTGCTAAACGAAAACCATTCTGAACGTGAAGATTGGACTTCAATTCTGTCACTTTATGATGTTGGTGAAATTGAGAGCGACGGGAAAATTCGGAATATCATTTCATTTGATTACTATGAAAAAGAAACCTACACGCCTACTTATTCAGTTCAGCAACTAGCAGATGGAAAAGTGGTCATTACCATGACGGACTTCGCAAATCCCGATGCCATAGCTATGGTGGTAACTGAAAATCAGGCAATCCTTGAATCGGCGGAGCAATGGATCATCGATGTACGTGTCAATTATGGGGGAAGCGATTCCAGTTATTATCCTTTACTCCCATACCTTTTGCCCGAGGAAGGCGTCGACTTGGCAGACGATGAAGAAAAGATGTTATTTAATTGCACGGATGCAAGTGCGAATCGAATAATAGCTGAACTGGATGAAGTTCTTAAACATATTCAAGACGAGCAGGCTCAAGTGTTTTTAAAGGTTTTTAAGAAACAATGGGAGAAGAACAAGGGGAAAGGTTTTGTTGAATTCAACTTCAGTGAAATTATATCTGACACTTTTATCAAGGGGAACGAACTTCCAAAGTCTATTGTTGTATTAACGGACGTAAGGTGTGGCAGTGCTGGTGATTCTTTTGTAGAAGTTTGCAAGAAATCTAGCAAAGTAACCATCATCGGTCGATCAACAATGGGGCTAAATGATTATGCGAACTTAGCAACAAAAAAATGGGACGAAGGATTTGAACTGATGTACCCGACATCCCGACTGTCCCGAATCGATAAAGGGCAAGGGATGACAGGAATCGGAATTGAACCGCATCTGCATATTCCGTGGACGCCTGAACATATAGAACGTGATGTGGATATGGAGATCGCATTTACAATTTCATCTCCGAATCGGCTTGAGATTACCAATTAGGTTGAGCGACAAAGATAAGGCAAACGGATAAAATTGAAGGGAATAATATTACCCTGAAGCTCATAACTTTTTTGTTGGATTTGTGCAATTGCTTTAAAGAAAAACCGCTGGGAGCAATGCCTCCAGCGGTTTTCTATTATTCAGCAACTGTTTCCAAATTCTTGAGCGATTTAGCAGACTTTCTGAACGCAACGATTAGCACAACAGAAACAACTGCAAGAATTGCGGAAATGAAATACATATTGCCGGCTTGTTGCGTGAAAATCCATGTAAATAATAATGGACCGATGATGCGCCCCATATTGTCCATGGAATAGGTCATCCCAGCGGCCGTTCCGTATTTCCCGCCAGACTCTTTTGATGTTAATGAAACGAGAACTGTACGGGCGAGTGCGTTTCCGGCAGTGAAGACACTAAGAGCAAATCCCGCCCAGAAGAGATTGGAAGTGAAAGGAATAAGAAGAAGTCCTAGTGCGGTAACAATCTGCGCACCAATAATCCACTTCGTTTCTGTTCCATTTTTGACACGACGGACGACACCGCCTTGAATCGCTGCATCCACAAAACCACTGGCCATGAATAAGTACCCAAGTTGAAGCGGTGTGATTTCAATTTTTGATATTTGGAACAGTTGGAACGTCGATTCAAGCCCGGCAAGAAGGAATGTCACCATGAACGAGAACAAAAACAGGTAACGGATTCGATATTGCCATAGTGTAGCTCCTCCTTTTGGAAGGATTGCACGTTTATTTGCTTGTCCACGTCGTTCGGGTTCTTTCAAAATGATTCCCGCATACACCATCAGGAACAATGTCAGCGTACCGGACGCTAGGAAAGGCAATTGAAGACTGACATTACCGAGCACACCGCCGATTGCCGGCCCAAAAATGAAACCGAGACCAATCGACATGCCGAGCAGTCCCATATATTTATTGCGGTTTTCTTCATCCGTCATATCTGCAACGAATCCAGTAACAGCGGTGTAAAGAGCACCGGAGAAAATACCGCCGACAACGCGGGACACATACAACAATGGCAAGTTCTCAAGGAATAATGCAAATAGGAAGAAGCTAAGACTGAAGCCGATAAGCCCTGTCAAAATAAGCTTTTTCCTCCCAGTACGGTCTGACAATGCGCCCCAAAGCGGTGCGGTGAAGAATGAGGCAAGGGCATAAACAGTCAGTAAACCGCCGACATGAACTTCAGAAAATCCTTGCTGCAAGATGACTTCCGGAAGGATTGGAATTATAATGCCGAATCCAAGATAAACAAAAAATTGTACGGACATAAGAAGAAGGATTGCTTTTTTCATATTCAAACCCACTTTCTGCTGAATCAATACATTCATTTTACCTGTCATATACTAAACGCACAAAGGATAAGTGTATTTCGCAGATAGCAGGTGTTATCGGATGGTAAGTGTCCAACGAAATCCCTGAAGTGTCCAACCACCCTTCGGAGTGTCCACCCATTTCAGAAAAGCCTCCAACAAACGGGAGAGTGTCCAACAAAATCCCTGAAGTGTCCAACCACCCCCTCGAAGTGTCCACCCATTTCACGTAAGCCTCCAACAAAGCAAAAAAATACTACTCTCCAGGAGGATATAGTGTTTAAAAAAGAACTATAGCCAGCCGCAGTGTTGTTATTGCTAAGTAAATAATGAAATCTCATGCTGTATATATTGAAATTAAGCATCGATTTCAACGCTACTCGATTCAAGATTGACTTTCGCATGTTCAACGCCCGAAAGTTTACTGAGACTTTCTTCTACTGCTTTTACACAATGCCCGCAAATCATACCTG of the Sporosarcina sp. FSL K6-1508 genome contains:
- a CDS encoding MFS transporter, which encodes MEEVFKLKKATYHLWTFTISKLISSFGSQVYAFAISFYILQLTGSATSFATNLICNLLPRTLVAPFAGYAADKYSRKAIVITAQIASTLAIGGLLIVSLTSGLSLLAIYTTTVVLSITSTFSGVTFSSSITGLVDEERIQKAMSLNQMSISFAAIGSPAVGGLLYGTVSMPVFLIMYMIASVIGVFLESTMNFKLFAKRKEIVDGEPKESMMQSMKAGLAYLKLQSILMTLIWIALFINFLFGAFQVGYSFILIEKMKMASTHFGLTEGAFAVGMLLLSIYLTMRKEVKYPLLVSKRGILGMGVIMGSIAIPLFIPMQYSFMFGFYLFIMFSFGAIMIIVNTPLQVMMQKMIDDDYKGRVFSILETMSMALMPLGVVIYGFLYDLFPAQWILIASSLLLIGTVLFLARPSVVRKAHPELGDSKALEAKTVVE
- a CDS encoding MFS transporter; this encodes MKKAILLLMSVQFFVYLGFGIIIPILPEVILQQGFSEVHVGGLLTVYALASFFTAPLWGALSDRTGRKKLILTGLIGFSLSFFLFALFLENLPLLYVSRVVGGIFSGALYTAVTGFVADMTDEENRNKYMGLLGMSIGLGFIFGPAIGGVLGNVSLQLPFLASGTLTLFLMVYAGIILKEPERRGQANKRAILPKGGATLWQYRIRYLFLFSFMVTFLLAGLESTFQLFQISKIEITPLQLGYLFMASGFVDAAIQGGVVRRVKNGTETKWIIGAQIVTALGLLLIPFTSNLFWAGFALSVFTAGNALARTVLVSLTSKESGGKYGTAAGMTYSMDNMGRIIGPLLFTWIFTQQAGNMYFISAILAVVSVVLIVAFRKSAKSLKNLETVAE
- a CDS encoding cation transporter produces the protein MNYDKSTVLNVTGMICGHCVKAVEESLSKLSGVEHAKVNLESSSVEIDA
- a CDS encoding S41 family peptidase, yielding MERVFEEIVHIMNNDYAGWQDKKGCDNPEYFSEKIRGLQDRNQLSKETFKEIVKDYLMDFNDHHIFFAATDLQNNEKPKVRGFRVRRFEERLYVTHVDSENRLKPGMYFVSLGGHSISELRERHHRLLNENHSEREDWTSILSLYDVGEIESDGKIRNIISFDYYEKETYTPTYSVQQLADGKVVITMTDFANPDAIAMVVTENQAILESAEQWIIDVRVNYGGSDSSYYPLLPYLLPEEGVDLADDEEKMLFNCTDASANRIIAELDEVLKHIQDEQAQVFLKVFKKQWEKNKGKGFVEFNFSEIISDTFIKGNELPKSIVVLTDVRCGSAGDSFVEVCKKSSKVTIIGRSTMGLNDYANLATKKWDEGFELMYPTSRLSRIDKGQGMTGIGIEPHLHIPWTPEHIERDVDMEIAFTISSPNRLEITN